A stretch of the Lolium perenne isolate Kyuss_39 chromosome 3, Kyuss_2.0, whole genome shotgun sequence genome encodes the following:
- the LOC139838214 gene encoding uncharacterized protein, which produces MDMWKMLQKFHAEVVGSSSDEESDQSTHTLASTAASMIHEFTSNEGPVHQGSVKGRSKNLPRNRVEGQFRLHKDHFLLNDPVFKEKMFWCRCRMSRELFLVILRGVRDYDPYFQCMPDATCALGFTSYQKCPAAIRMLSYGMAADIFDEYLRMCETTCLESMYRFCRVVIAVFG; this is translated from the coding sequence atggacatgtggaaGATGCTGCAGAAGTTCCACGCCGAGGTCGTTggctcctcttccgacgaggagtccgatcagtCGACGCATACATTGGCAAGTACTGCGGCCTCTATGATCCACGAATTCACTTCAAATGAGGGGCCGGTGCACCAGGGCTCTGTCAAGGGCCGCTcaaaaaacctgccgcgcaacagagtggaagggcagtTCCGGCTCCACAAGGACCACTTCCTCCTCAACGATCCGGTGTTCAAGGAAAAAATGTTCTGGTGCCGGTGCAGGATGTCAAGGGAGTTGTTCTTGGTCATTCTCCGGGGCGTCAGAGACTACGACCCGTACTTCCAATGCATGCCTGATGCAACAtgtgcgctaggcttcacctcctaccaaaaatgcccCGCCGCTATTCGCATGCTATCATATGGAATGGCtgctgatatattcgatgagtatcttcgaatgtgTGAGACCACCTGCCTTGAGTCCATGTACCGGTTTTGCCGAGtcgtgattgccgtgttcggatag
- the LOC127345141 gene encoding uncharacterized protein, translated as MRRARVKDERQWPTPSSSLPPSLPWPSPLFPHTASSHSPSGLVSPLWTKSMGITIDSVEDAAVAWEVNGADEDGDRKSVVRFASYICHVADVLGSSAVVGGEGHRGRADCAQLCLAWMSLLRLPPKREFFYSVWLSEFIQEPTSKKKVGMNNLQGNQLAQFSRWNGGVSWVCEGCSRGN; from the exons ATGCGACGCGCGAGAGTGAAGGATGAGCGGCAGTGGCCCACTCCCTCCTCTTCGCTGCCGCCCTCCCTCCCCTGGCCATCGCCTCTCTTTCCCCACACCGCTTCCTCTCATTCTCCCAGCGGGCTCGTTTCTCCTCTGTGGACGAAATCCATGGGAATCACGATCGACAGCGTGGAGGATGCGGCAGTGGCATGGGAAGTCAACGGCGCCGACGAGGATGGAGACAGAAAATCAGTGGTTCGGTTTGCATCTTATATTTGTCATGTGGCCGACGTACTGGGCTCCAGCGCCGTCGTTGGAGGCGAGGGCCATCGTGGGCGTGCAGACTGCGCACAGCTTTGCCTCGCATGGATGTCACTGCTTCGACTGCCACCCAAACGT GAGTTCTTTTATTCGGTTTGGTTGTCAGAGTTTATTCAagagccaacaagcaagaaaaaAGTTGGAATGAACAATCTACAGGG GAATCAGCTTGCACAATTTTCCCGATGGAATGGTGGTGTTTCTTGGGTCTGTGAAG GGTGTTCGCGTGGGAATTAA